One window from the genome of Cottoperca gobio chromosome 15, fCotGob3.1, whole genome shotgun sequence encodes:
- the epcam gene encoding epithelial cell adhesion molecule, producing the protein MMKMWIALVVVAFAATASAQDCSCETMKWATCEGPPCKCIVLVGAGEKQTLDCKALVPKCYLMKVEMYRARKGQDTRTGGKPVESAFVDNDGIYDPDCEADGKFRAKQCNNTKECWCVNSAGVRRTDKGDENLKCEKLVETNWVRLQLTHKPVTTPVNVNNLKPAIVEAIYTRYNKFNKDMVKDVEYDPKARMIVVDVKKPKGERTTDLTNMAYYMEKDVKVLPLFKSPNKFEPMVDGQKLEMENILVYYVDEEPPTFTMKNLSGGIIAVIVVVVLAVVAGLLVLFFARRRELQKYSKAQPREMEAM; encoded by the exons ATGATGAAAATGTGGATTGCTCTTGTTGTCGTTGCCTTTGCTGCAACAGCGTCAGCTCAAGATT GTTCATGTGAAACTATGAAGTGGGCCACCTGTGAGGGACCGCCATGTAAGTGTATCGTACTGGTCGGCGCCGGCGAGAAACAGACGCTGGACTGCAAAGCCT TGGTCCCTAAGTGCTACTTGATGAAGGTTGAGATGTACAGAGCTAGAAAGGGCCAGGACACCCGTACTGGAGGAAAGCCAGTGGAGTCTGCCTTTGTGGACAACGACGGCATCTATGACCCAGATTGTGAGGCTGATGGCAAATTCAGGGCCAAGCagtgcaacaacacaaaggAGTGCTGGTGTGTCAACAGTGCTGGCGTTCGTAGAACTGACAAGGGCGACGAGAATCTCAAGTGTGAAAAGCTGGTGGAGACCAA CTGGGTCCGGCTTCAGCTGACACACAAACCTGTGACCACTCCAGTGAATGTCAACAATTTGAAGCC TGCCATTGTGGAAGCCATTTACACACGTTACAACAAATTTAACAAGGATATGGTGAAGGATGTCGAG TATGACCCTAAGGCCCGCATGATTGTGGTGGATGTGAAGAAGCCAAAGGGAGAACGCACGACTGACCTGACCAACATGGCCTACTACATGGAGAAAGAT GTGAAGGTGCTGCCCCTATTTAAGAGCCCAAACAAGTTTGAGCCCATGGTGGACGGCCAGAAGCTGGAGATGGAGAACATCCTGGTGTACTATGTGGATGAGGAGCCCCCAACATTCACCATGAAGAACTTGTCTGGTGGGATCATCGCTGTCATCGTGGTGGTGGTGCTGGCTGTGGTCGCCGGCCTGTTGGTCCTG TTCTTCGCCAGAAGGCGAGAGCTTCAGAAGTACAGCAAAGCCCAG ccaaGAGAGATGGAGGCCATGTAA